ctttattgtggtaatcactttgcaacatatacatatacccaggcttccctggtagctcagatggtaaagaatctacctgcaatgaaagaaatgtggattcagtccctaggctgggaagatcccctggagaagggaatggctactcactccagtattctttcctggagaattctatcgacagagactggtgggctatagtccatggggtcacaaaaagttggacacgactgagtgactaatacacacacacacacacacacacacacacacacacacacacactatatatatatatatatatatatatatatatataactcagcacttcctaggtggtgcagggtgcactggtaaataatccatctgccaatgcagaaaatgcgAGTtcagagatcccctggagaagggaatggtgggctacagtccataggttgcagagactcagacatgactgaagcaacttagcatgcacttataacaaattattatattgtatacttaaccttcagttcagttcagtcgctcagtcgtgtccgactctgcgaccccatgaatcacagcacaccaggtctcccggTCGATCACCAAcactcagagttcacccaaactcctgtccatcgagtcggtgatgccatccagccatctcatcctctgtcatccccttctttttctgcccccaatccctcccagcgtcagagtcttttccaatgagtcaactcttcacatgaggtggccaaagtactggagtttcagcgttagcatcagtccttccaaagaaatcccagggctgatctccttcagaatggactggttggatctccttgcagtccaagggactctcaagagtcttctccaacaccacagttcaaaagcatcagttctctggcactcagctttcttcacagtccaactctcacattcatacatgaccacaggaaaaaccatagccttgactagacagaccttagttggcaaagtaatgtctctgcttttgaatatgctatctagtttggtcataactttccttccaaggagtaagcatcttttaatttcatggctgcagtcaccatctgcagtgattttggagcccccaaaaataaagtctgccactgtttccactggttccccatctatttcccataaagtgatgggaccggatgtgaTGATcttcaggtactccacaaaggcacagatttGGTtaggcctgcattttgtgcccttcccaggtctgagcagctcaggcatccaggtgcttggtgagcaccttctcccaggtgggctgtgcatcttatcacctccccggtCCCTACCCCTCGGTTTCCTGGTACACAGCGAGAgtgccatctcaggtgtgccCTGGGGAACTGATCTCTgactgtgaccctcctggcagatgtcaaccatccaggatcccaagaagacttggttagcaactgggagcctgctcccAGTTTAGTGAAGAATGCTGTCTCTGCGGCCGAGATTGCCCCTCACCTTCCAGGTCTGGCTGGcacccacctgcctccctgccttcagcgtggtgggggggaggggggcactgGTCTGCAGTTGGCTAGCTCTCCTCCGGTTTTCACTCAATCCTTTGTACTGTGAGTGGGCCAGGCTGTGCCTTAGAGCTTTTtgcaggaaagttctctctctctagctctctctctggctatcccacagtttgggttgctatctcacgttaGCTACCTCAGATTGTCTTCAGGGCaatcaggcctggtccttaccttAAGTATGCAgccatgcctccctgttcagcccctgctcactgctggTGGATGcgagcatctgggctacctctTCTCTGGGAGGTGAGGTTAGGTGCCTAATCTGTggggtgttttatttttttccttctggttatGTTACCCTCTGGGATTCCAAAACTCCCCCAAAAGACCCaccggtgagagggtttcctggtgctTGGAAACTTCTCCCCCTTCATGACTTCCTTCCCGAgacgggtctccatccctaactcttttgtctttttatcttttatattttgttctaccTCCTTTCAATGAGAATGGGCTACCTTTCTGGGTGTCTGGTGTCTTCTGCCAGTTCTGAAGTTGTTGTGTGcaatttgctcagtgttcaaacgatcttttgatgaatttgtgggggagaaaatgATCTCCCGGtcatattcctctgccatcttaggaccgccctgaatgttgaattttaagccagccttttcactctccgatttcaccttcattaagaggctctttagttcttcttcgctttctgccataagggtggtgtcatctgcatatctgaggttattgatatttctcccagcagtcttgattccagcttgtgcttcatccagcccagcttttcacatgatgtactctgcatataagctaaataagcaggatgacaacatacagccttgatgtatacctttcccaatttgaaaccagtccattgttccatgcccagttctgtctgtttcttctggacctgcatacaggtttcacaggaggcaagtaaggtggtctgctattcccatctcttgaagaattttccagtttgttgtgatccacacagtcaaaggctttactgtagtcaatgaagcagaagtaagatATAGATCAATTAAAAGAGGGGATGAAGTGGAATCATATTAAATTctcaaataaaaacagagaaggcagaaaaagtGGAGGAAAATgtagaataaatgaaacaaatagaaaacagttacaaatatattaatagtaaacattaatccaactatatcaacaatcactttaaatgtgaatGATCTATATATACAACTTAAAAGACACAGATAGTCAAAGTGATATAAAACAATATCCAATCACATTTTGTCTAcaagaaattcattttaaagataaagattCAGGTAGGCTAACAGtaaagatatggaaaaaaaatttttgtttggtttttgtttttgactcTAGGACAAGGAAATCATTAGGGATACAGAGAGACATAACATAGTGAAAAATAAGTCAGTTCtctaagaaaatatagaaatgttAAATGCATATGCAACTAAAAACAAAGTATCAGAATATGTGAAGCAAAATCTGATAGAGATGAAAGGAGAAATAGGCAAATCTACTATTATATTTGGAGACTTCACTACCACTCTGAAAGTAATTGATAGATCAAAAAGGCAGAAAATCAGTAGAAAAACAGGTGACTTGAAGAGCACTATCAATCAACTTGATCTACTTGACGTTTATAAAATACTCCATCCGACAACAACAGAATACATATTACTCTCAAGTGACATAAAACATTTATCAAGATAGAACAAATTCAGAACCATTAAACATACctaaaagaatagaaattataCTAAGTTTGTTCACAAACAGCAATGGAATTAAACTGAAAATCAGTAGCAAGAAGGTAGTTAGAGTATCTCTGAAATGTTTAGAAATGAAATACCATACTTCTAAATATTTtgtaagttaaagaaaaaagccCAAAgagatttaatatatatatatatatatttaaaaatataaaatggaagtaTAACTTAAcaaaactgtaaagaaagcagagagaaaaatagagtaaaaaaaatcaatgaaattgaaaacagaaaaacaatagagagCATCAAGGAAGCACAAAATTGGTTTTTTtggaaaatcaataaaattaataaacttctAGTTGGGCTAGCCAAGAGAAAAGAAGACAGAATTacaaatatcagaaatgaaataggAAGTATCACTTCTGATTCCATggacattaaaaggaaaataatgaaatacattCACGTGTATTCTACACCTGGCAAAGCTctccttcagaaatgaagaagCAATATAGACTTTCTCAGACCAAAAAAAGTGAGGGAGCTCATCACCACTAGACCTGCCTTACAATAAATAGTAAAggcagtattatatatataatcatatacacagaaaactgtgaaacctcagcaacaacaacaacaaaactgttagaaataatgaacaaattcagtaaagttattCCAGGATGACAGGCTTGGGCAGCTGTCTTCCACGGTGCACTCAGGTCAACCAAGGAAGGACTCCCAGACCCTGCCAAGCATGAAAGCGAGGACCCTTATGGAGGGCTGAATTATCTGCCCATCCCAAACAGAGGGTTGCCACAGAAACGTACCCAAGACCCCAAGCAGGAATGTCAGGAACAGGTGCCACCACCCTACCCATTTCATTTCTGCAGTGGGCATCTCGGGCAAGAAGGGCCTTCTGAAGGCAGGGGATGCAGGCCTAGGAGAAGATGAGGGTGACCCCGACCCAGAACACACAGGGAGCCATGCAGAGCCCCCTGACCCTGCAATCAGCTCCGATGGACCCCCACACAATCCTGTCAGGTGGAGGCTCCCTTTTCCTCCCTTCTTGGGGAGGGAAGGCTCCTTATCTGAAGGGTGAGGCATCAGGTGGACCCAGGCAGGGCACTCACAGAGTGCCATGGTCAAGGTGAAACCTGCGGGGTTTTCCCAGCAAGGTGCCTCtgaggggcagcagaggaagaagTCCAGGCCCCGCCAGAGGTTGGTTGGATTTAAAGTGAGTATTCAGAGTGAGGAGAGCAGGCCCGCTCAGTCTCTGGCTCTGGCATGCTCTGCCCCTGCCTTTGTCCCTGGGAGACCTCAGGCAAGGGTTCTGGATGTGTCTCAACTTCCACCCCAGGGAACTGAGGCACAATGGCATTGTCGGTGGGGGACACAGGGTGGGAGACATGGAGGTGAGGATGCGGAGGATCCCGCCCTGTGAGGCTGAGGGGAACTCCCTGGGGACCCAGGGGCCCATGATGCCTACCTTGCCTGCTGTCAGACTTGAGGCGACCTGAGCAGGGCTAGGGAGCGCTGCACCCCTCTTTGTCTTCTGACTTCTGTCTCTGGCACCTCAGGGCAATGGTGGTTGCAGGATGAGGGGACAGTGGGCTCCAGGTGGGCTGAGAGGTCGAGGAGACCCACAGAGACCTGCTCTTCTCTACCGTCAGAGGCTCAGGGAGGCGCTTCCATCCTCCTGACACCCCACCCTCCCCGGCGGCTCAGACATGGTGGCCTTCACCCCACAGAAGCCCTCTCTAGTCTGAGGAAAGGAGTGTTTCTACATGACAGGAACCCCGACACAGACAGAGTTGTGCAGACACCACCCTGCCCCTGCTGCTggccccagagaccccacaggccTGTCTGGCAGATTCCTGGCCTCTGGCCTTCTTAGTAGGCCCTGTGAGGTGGCCGCTGTGGTCTGAGGGGTTCACCCTTGGGTCAGCAGAAGGAGGAGCCCCAGCCCTAGCAGGAGTGGAGAGGAGGACTCTGAAGGTAGGAGAGGGAAGCCCTTCAGCTGTGGAGAGATGGATCTCTGGCCTCATCTCACTCCTGCCATCAGCCGCAGTAGACTCCCAAGTAGGGTTGCTCCAGTACGCTGTGTTGCCCACCCCACTACCCCGGCCCCGCTCCCTTGTCTGGTCTCTGGGAGGCAGAGCCTGGGCCTAAAGGGTGCAGCTACAGGTCAGCTGAAGGGTAAGAATGCACGCCCCCCTCCCCCGCATCTGCTGGTTTTGTGAGGCTCAGTGCAGCAGAGGGATGAGTCTCAGGCTCTGCCAGGGGTCTACTGGAGGATTGGACCCACTACTGAAGAACAGATGGggcccacgcctccctgcccctGCTCTCAGCCATCAGGGACCCAGGGTGTGTGGTTGAGTGTGGTACCCCTTCACTCTCTCCTCTGCTATCTCAGGGAAGTGAGACCTTAGTTTCAGGAGGGTTACCTCAGGTCAGCAGAGGGAGGAGTTACAAGTCTCAACATAAGGACTCCCATGAACCCCCGATTCCAGGAGAGTTGGCTCCCCAGAGTTAATCCAGCTCTTATGTCACCCCAGGGAGGCCCTGGGCAGGTGTGGCCAAATATGGCACCCCCCTCACTTCCTCCTCTTGGTCTGAGGAATGTGAACTCTTGTTCTGAGAGTTTTGTCTCAGAGCAGCAGAGGGGTCGGTGCAGGCCTGCCTGGACAGGAGAAAGATGAGGCCTCTCAGTGGGCATTGATGGGACCATCCACCTTGGAGGTGTGAGGACATCACAAAGTCTGGCCTTCCCCCTCCTGTCAGTGCTCTGAGTTGGGGGCAGGAGTGTAATTGCAGCTGCAGCCTGAGGTGCCCCTTAGCTCCTCTTATAGGGATTCACGTCATCCTGGGGGTGAGGGCCATGGTCTGAAATGTGTGTCCTCAGGTAAGCTGAGCAGAAGAAGCCCAGACAGGGCCAGGAGTCAGTCAAGGTGATGTCCCTGAATGTCTGCCACACCAGAACAGAGGGGACACCACAGTGCCCAACCTTGCACACTCTGCTGTCTTACCTGGAATCTGCAGGCTAAGCCAGCTAGTTACACACTGAGGAGCTTTCTTGGGATTCTTAGGGCACAGATCAGTCAGGAAGACAGGAGACCACAGCCCCACTCCAAGCACTATCTACGGGAAGATCTGTTAAGATAGCCTTGGTCAGAGCTGACAGGATTGAGTTTCTCAcactcttcctctcttcctcagaTCAATTAGCTCTAATCACCACCTTCTGCCTACGTCTCTGCCTGCCACCCTCAACAGCATCACCATGCCTCACAGTCAGAAGAATCAGAGCCACAAGCTTGAAGTAGGCCTTCAGGCTGAAAAAGAGGCTCAGGCCCTGGTGGGTTCACAGGTTCCTGTAGCTGAGGAGAAGAAGGCCACCGCTTCCTTGCTCTCTTCTTTGATCCAAGGCACCCCAGAGGTTGTGCCTACTGCTGGGGCACAGAGTGTTCCCCAGAGTTCTCAGGGGGCCTGCTCCTCCTCCACTACCATTGAAGCCATTCCACTTAGCAAATCAAATGAGGGCAGCAGCCAAGAAGAGAGTCCAAGCAGCTTCCAGGATCCCACGTTCTTGCTCAGTGATGTGCTAAACAAGAAGTTGGCTCAACTGGTACAGTTGATGAGGGTCAAATATGTAACAAAGGAGCCCATCacaaaggcagaaatactggagaatGTCATCAAAGAGCATGAGGATCACTTCCCTCTGATCTTCAGCAAAGCCTGTGAATGCATGGAGATTGTCTTCGGCATTGAAGCAAAGGAAGTGGACCCAACCAGCCACTCCTATGTGCTCCAGAAGATACTAGGTCTCACCTACGATGGGATGCTGAATGACGGCCAAAACATGCCCAAGACCGGCTTCCTGATATATATCCTGGGTGTGATCTTCATGGAGGGCAACCGTGTTACTGAGGAGAGAATCTGGAAAGTGCTAAATATGATTGGAGTGTGTGCTGGGCAGAAGGATTTCATCTATGGGGAGCCCAAGAAGCTCATCACCAAAGATTTGGTGGAGGAAAGGTATCTGGAGTACCAGCAAGTGCCCAACAGTGATCCTCCATGCTATGAATTCCGGTGGGGTCCAAGGGCCCATGCTGAAACCAGCAAGATGAAAATCCTGAAGTTTTTTTCCAGGGTCAATGGGGTTGACCCCACTTCCTTCCCATCCTGGTATGAAGAAGCTTTgagagatgagaaagagaaagccCAGGAGAGAGCTGCCACTGGGGATGCTACTTCTGCCATGGCCAGCATCTAGGTTCATAAATGACGTTGGCCACATACTTATTGCCTTCTGTCAGattttagaataaatatttttctattctgttAAACCTGGCATTGGAATAGAAAGTTCCTTAGAAACCTGCAAGAGCCCAACAATAAAATAGATGGgatcaagaaacagaagaaaaaaatgtaaaatgtggtTATCCTAAGAATCCTATATCTCTTTTTGTCTGCAGTTTTGTAAAGTTAAAGATATACACTTATATTTGCTTGGCTAATTAAACAATGTATGAGAAGTTAAATTCTAATAAATGAGAGTCCTGGCTCACTGGCTTATTTATGCTTATAGGTGGGTCTTAGAGGTGAGAGAAAAGCTTAGAATTGAAAATTGCCCCTGGAAGTTCCTCTGGGATCACAGAGAAACAGAGCCCACTCTCCATCTGGAGCAGGTGTGGAAGATGTCCTGCCCTCTGTCACCACACCACTAAATACAGTGTACAAACTTGGTGTTCAGTACACATCGCCTAAAAGGATTTCCTGAGAAAAGGCTGATATTTCTTTGAAGCAGTGCCCATAGGCTGGCACTTTTTCCATGTTGGGAGAAACAGAGCCCATGGCACTGAAAGGacatttaattattaataagttATCATTAGTGTAATTTGGCCAACCCTAAGCAAGGGCCAGATCTTTGCTAGGGGTGAAACGAATGAAAATAGTAATTTGGATGGAAGAGCAgttgggaggaaggaaagggttaGTCCTTGACTCAAATTCTGGGAGTTTTGAGTTGCATTCAGCTGGGGAAGACCTCCCAATATCCAAATTAAAGATTACACCTACTAGCAAGGAAAATTTACTGAGTTTTGTTTACAAAGCAACATTTGAGGCTCAGTTGTTTTATGTTGTAGAGTGCTGTATATTCTCTGAGATGCCATGGAGCACACTCtcacatgcgcacacacagacacacacatacacaatcccAGGAGAATGGTAGAGTCTAGGGTCAAAATCATATTAGAATTATTGTGATTATTAAAGGTCCATTAAATGCCAGGTCATGTGCTTGACAGTCCCAAAAGTCAGGGTTTGTTAAACCCACTTCACAAATGAAGAACCTAAGGCTCATATTGGCCACTTGGCCATGGACCCTGTATCACATATCCAGTAAGTGACAAAGCTGGGACTGGATTCCTGGTCTGAATTCACTGAGATCCAGGCTGTCCCCACTCCTCCTAGCCTGAGGCAGACCTTTTGTCTCTTAGTTCATTTCTCTTCCCAGTACTGCATTATGGCAACAGAAAGAAGGGCCCTGTGGCCAAGGTACTAAAAGCAGGACCAAAGAAGAAAGGTGATGATGAGAATTAAACTGGATTTCTGGATTGTGTGTGGCCTTAATTTACCTCTGACCCTTGTGCCTGAGCCCCAAGGCTCCTTGAAAGCTGACTGTGCCTAGGTGCTGACACTTTTTCCTGGGGTCTGGCACTTCCTTGCATTACACACCCTTCCAGTGGTCTTCCTTCATGTGTGCTTCTGTCCAACTCTGGAATGTGGCCTGCTAATCAGCTTATCACTTCCTCTTCTCTGAAGACTGTGCCCTGCTCCCAGTGGAACAGCCCCCAATATATcaacattattttaatttgtttctccCCTTTTCTCATTAGGTTAAgcagaaaattaatttaattccTCACCCATATAAAGACGGATTTAGGCAGTGAAGTCCTGAGTAAAGGGATTCCTCAGGGCAGGATTTAATGTCAGCAGGACCTTTCCCCTTTGTTTCAAGAAGCAAGCAATGAGCCAGAATGACCAGGAGCCAGGGATACAGATCAGACAGGACACAATCAGTCAGTGAGGGTCGTTGAGAGCATCCTGGCAAGAACAATTGCCAAAGTCCAGAAAAGAAGCCACCTACAAAACCAGTTTAGAAGAGGCCCAGGCAGGCTGGTGGGGCTCTCTGAGTCCGGAGTTCAGGGGCCAGAAGAAGAGATGGTGGGGAACCTGGGTGGATGGTACTGAATGCCTTGTAAGAATAGGCTggacactgtttacaatagctaggacatggaagcaacctagatgtccattggcagatgaatggataagaaagctgtgctacatatacacaatggaatattaatcagctattaaaaagaatgcatttgaatcagttctcatgaggtggatgaaactggagcctattatacagagtgaagtaagtcagaaagaaaaacaccaatacagtatactaacgcatatatatggagaaggcaatggcaacgcactccagtactcttgcctggagaatcccatggatgcaggagcctgataggctgcagtctgtggggtcgctaagagtccggcacgactgagcgacttcactttcacttttcatttgcatgcattggagaaggaaatggtaacccactccagtgttcttgcctggagaatcccagggatgggggagcctggtgggctgccgtctatggggtcacacagagtcggacacgactgaagttacttagcagcagtggcagcagcagcaatgcatatatatggaacttagaaagatggtaacgatgaccctatatgcaagacagcaaaagagacacagatgtacagaacagacttttggactctctgggagaaggcaagggtgggatgatttgagagaatagcattgaaacatgcatattatcatatgtgaaatagattgccagtccaggtttgatgcatgagacagggtgctcagggccagtgcattgggatgacccagagggatgggatggggagggaggtgggagggggtttcagga
The nucleotide sequence above comes from Capricornis sumatraensis isolate serow.1 chromosome X, serow.2, whole genome shotgun sequence. Encoded proteins:
- the LOC138070693 gene encoding putative MAGE domain-containing protein MAGEA13P encodes the protein MPHSQKNQSHKLEVGLQAEKEAQALVGSQVPVAEEKKATASLLSSLIQGTPEVVPTAGAQSVPQSSQGACSSSTTIEAIPLSKSNEGSSQEESPSSFQDPTFLLSDVLNKKLAQLVQLMRVKYVTKEPITKAEILENVIKEHEDHFPLIFSKACECMEIVFGIEAKEVDPTSHSYVLQKILGLTYDGMLNDGQNMPKTGFLIYILGVIFMEGNRVTEERIWKVLNMIGVCAGQKDFIYGEPKKLITKDLVEERYLEYQQVPNSDPPCYEFRWGPRAHAETSKMKILKFFSRVNGVDPTSFPSWYEEALRDEKEKAQERAATGDATSAMASI